One Cucumis sativus cultivar 9930 chromosome 1, Cucumber_9930_V3, whole genome shotgun sequence DNA segment encodes these proteins:
- the LOC116404355 gene encoding uncharacterized protein LOC116404355, with amino-acid sequence MGDEFEIKDLENLKYFLGMEVTRSKESISISQGKYTIDLLIETGMLGCRPADTPIEFNCKLENSDDQVPVDKEQYKHFVGKLIYLSNTCPDIFSFSVQASYEKYMEAVNIIMRYLKTTSGKEVMFRKTNRKTIEAYTDSDWTGSVVDRKSTSGYCTFVWCNLVTWRSKKQSVVAKSSVEVEYRVMSLEICEEIWL; translated from the coding sequence ATGggtgatgaatttgaaatcaaggatttgGAAAATCTGAAGTATTTTCTTGGAATGGAGGTGACCAGATCTAAAGAAAGTATCTCCATATCTCAGGGAAAATACACCATTGATTTGCTAATCGAGACAGGTATGTTGGGATGTCGTCCTGCTGATACTCCTATTGAATTCAATTGTAAACTTGAAAACTCTGATGATCAAGttccagttgataaagaacaatatAAACACTTCGTGGGTAAATTGATTTACTTATCCAATACTTGTCCTgatatattttccttttctgtgCAAGCTTCTTATGAGAAATACATGGAAGCTGTCAACATAATTATGAGATACTTGAAAACAACATCTGGTAAAGAGGtgatgtttagaaaaacaaatagaaagaCTATTGAAGCATATACCGACTCAGATTGGACAGGATCTGTTGTTGACAGAAAGTCTACCTCCGGTTATTGTACTTTTGTTTGGTgcaatcttgtaacttggaggagtaagaagcaaagtgTTGTGGCCAAGAGCAGTGTTGAGGTCGAATACAGAGTTATGAGTTTGGAaatatgtgaggaaatttggcttTAG